Genomic segment of Deltaproteobacteria bacterium:
AGCGTGCGACGAGCTGCCGCCCGAACGGAGTGAGCACCGCTCCACCACCGTCCGCACCGCCGGCGCCCGTGGCGACCACGCCGCCGCGGAAACAGCGATTCATGTCGTCGACGAGCATCCAGGCGTGGCGGTAGGCCATGCCAATCGCGCGCGCCGCCGCCGAGATCGAGCCTTCGGCGTCGACGGCTTCGAGCAGCGCGACTTTGCCGGGCCCGAGCGAGTGATCGCCCGGTGCGTGGATGTGAAGGCGCACGCGGAAGCTCATCGCTTGCGAGACCCGTAGTCGCCGAACGGGTCGTCGCGCTCTCGCACCGCCTCGCGGAAGCCAACGGCCTGCGCGCGCGCGACGAAGTCGAGGCCTTCCTGCGTGTGGCGCGCGATGCCGTCGAAGAGCGTGCCCAACAAGCGCGAGTGCGCGAGGCCCATGCTCTCCGCAGTTTGGTTGCAGAGCAGCTTCAGCATCACGAGCTGATTGGTCGGAACGCGCGCCATGCGCTCGGCGAGCGCAGTCGCGTGCGCGAGCAAACTCTTCGCCGGCACCGTCTCGAGGATCATCCCGATCTCGGCGGCCCGCTTCGCCGGGATCTCGTCGCCGGTGAGCATGTATCGCTTCGCCTTCTCGAGGCCCATCCGATAGACCCACATCGCGGTCGTGGGCGTGCCCCACACGCGGCTCGGCGGGTAGCCGAAGCGCGCATCGTCCGCGGCCACGATCAGATCCGCGCACAGCACGAGGTCGGTGCCGCCGCCGATGCACCAGCCCTGCACCGCCGCGATCGTGGGCTTCTTCGCGTACCAGAGCTTCATGTACGTCGCGACGTACTCGCCCATCATTCTGAGATCGGCGACCGAATCCCATGCCTTCGCGCGTTTCGCACGATCCGCGTTGTCCGGCTGCCACGGCGCGGACCCCAACTCCTGCGCCGAGGGCGCGTCGGTCTCTGCGGCCTGCGCGCGCGTCGACCAATCGAGCCCGTAGCCGGCGCAGAACGCGGGGCCCTCGGCGCGCAGCACGATCACCCGCACGTCGCGCGCGGCGTCGGCCGCGTCGATCGCGTGCGCGAGCTCGTCGCGCAGGCGCGGCGTGATCGTGTTGTAGGCGTCGGCGCGAGAGAGAACGATGTGGCGCACGCCGTTCGCGGTCTCGCTGCGCAGTGCGCTGTAACGCATTCGAGGCGAGCTGACCGCGGCCCTTCGCGCGGCCTTCCTCTTCGCGGATTTCGTGCGTGCGCTCACCGCAAGAATCTCGCCGGATCGCGCGCGATGTCCTTGGTCATGTTCTTGTGGTGCGCTTCGAGCGTGCCGCCGCCGATCTCGATCAGCTTCGCGTCGCGCCAGAGCCGCTCGACCACGTTCTCGCCCATGTAGCCGTAGCCCCCTAACACCTGGATCGCGGCGTCGGCGGCGCGCTTCGCGGCCTGCGAGGCGAACAGCTTCGCGGCGTCGGCGGCGACGCGCTGGCCCGTCGCGGCGAGGTCGATCTTGCGCGCGACGTCGTAGGTGAGCGCGCGCGCGGCCGAGAACTCGGCGTAAGTCTCGGCGATGTAGCGCTGGATCTGGCCGTGCTCGCGAATCGGCACGCCGAAGCTCTGGCGCTGGTTCGCCCAGTCGATCATCACGCGCAGCGAGCGCTTCGCGATGCCGAGCGACATGCCCGCGAGCGTGAGCCGCTCGACATCGAGGTTGCGCATCATCTGCAGCGCGCCCTGCCCCTCTTCGCCGAGGCGATTCGCGAGCGGCACGCGCACGCCCTGGAACACGAGCTCGCCGGTGAACGAGGCGCGGCAGCCGAGCTTGTCCTTCCACTTCTGGCCTAGCTCGAAGCCAGGCATGCCCTTCTCGACGAGGAACGCGGTGAGCGTGCGCTCGCCGGTCGCGGCGTAGACGACGAACGCATCGCCGAGCGTGTGCTCGTCGTAGCCGCTGTTGGTGATGAAGGTCTTCGTGCCGTCGATCACGTAGGCGTCGCCATCGCGGCGCGCGCGCGTCTTCATCGCGATCACGTCCGTGCCCACCTGCGGCTCGGTCATGCACAGCCCGCACAAGATCTCGCCCGTCGCCGCGCGCGGCAGGATCCGCTTCTTCTGCGCGGCGTCGCCGTTCACCGCGAGGTTCTGGGCGAACAGCACCGAATGCGCGAGCACCGCGAGCGCGAAGCCGGGGTCGCTCGTGCACAGCTCTTCGTAGAGCAGCACCGCCGCCGCGGCGTCGAGGCCCGCGCCGCCGTACTCGGCGGGCAGCGTCACCCCTAACAAGCCGAGCTCGCCAGCGCGCTTGAACAGCGCGAGGTTGAACTTCTCCGCGCGGTCGTGCGCGGCGGCCTGCGGCTCGACCTCGCGCGTGACGAACTCCGCGAGGGTTTCGCGAAAGAGCGCGTGCTCGGAGGTGGGGTTCGAGAGATCGAACGTGCGCCAATCGAAGTCACTCATGCACCCAGGTTATTCCCGGGCGAGAGCGGACGCGATGACGCGCTCGCGAATACGGCTACGCGGCGGCGAGATGCTGCTCGACGAACGAGCGAATCGCGTTGCGCGAGGCGGCAGGCGTCGACTGGAACACGAGGCCGAAGTCGGGGATCAGCTGATACGAGGCCTCGGCGCGCGTCTCGATGCGGCCGGCGCGCGGCAGCTCGAACGAGATCTCGAGCGAGGTGCCGAGAGGCAGCGGCTCGGGCGTGCGCAGCAGGCAGCCGTTCTCGCTGAGCGAGAGCACCGAGCCGATCCACTCGCGGTCGGCGCCGCGCATGCGCGCGGGCAGGTTTGTGGGAACGCGCAGGGCGCCGCGCGGCATCGGCTCGAGCACCTGCTGCAGCAGGCGGTAGAGCTCGTGCAGACCGGCGGGCTGCGGGATCGCGCCGATCACGCGCCGGTCGTCGGTCGCGCGCGGCTCGCGGCCGGTCAGCAGAAGAATCGGTAGGCGCTCGAACGGCGCCTCCTCCGGGAGGCTCCCAAGCATGCGGTCGTCGACGAGGCACAGCGCCGGCTCGCGCTTCGAGAGCGGGGGCGAGGCCTGCCACTCGTCGAGCGGCACGATCG
This window contains:
- a CDS encoding LysR family transcriptional regulator, whose translation is MSFRVRLHIHAPGDHSLGPGKVALLEAVDAEGSISAAARAIGMAYRHAWMLVDDMNRCFRGGVVATGAGGADGGGAVLTPFGRQLVARFRAMEQAANSAIAPDLAALAAELASAPARKKARARRAKR
- a CDS encoding crotonase/enoyl-CoA hydratase family protein, with the protein product MRYSALRSETANGVRHIVLSRADAYNTITPRLRDELAHAIDAADAARDVRVIVLRAEGPAFCAGYGLDWSTRAQAAETDAPSAQELGSAPWQPDNADRAKRAKAWDSVADLRMMGEYVATYMKLWYAKKPTIAAVQGWCIGGGTDLVLCADLIVAADDARFGYPPSRVWGTPTTAMWVYRMGLEKAKRYMLTGDEIPAKRAAEIGMILETVPAKSLLAHATALAERMARVPTNQLVMLKLLCNQTAESMGLAHSRLLGTLFDGIARHTQEGLDFVARAQAVGFREAVRERDDPFGDYGSRKR
- a CDS encoding acyl-CoA dehydrogenase family protein codes for the protein MSDFDWRTFDLSNPTSEHALFRETLAEFVTREVEPQAAAHDRAEKFNLALFKRAGELGLLGVTLPAEYGGAGLDAAAAVLLYEELCTSDPGFALAVLAHSVLFAQNLAVNGDAAQKKRILPRAATGEILCGLCMTEPQVGTDVIAMKTRARRDGDAYVIDGTKTFITNSGYDEHTLGDAFVVYAATGERTLTAFLVEKGMPGFELGQKWKDKLGCRASFTGELVFQGVRVPLANRLGEEGQGALQMMRNLDVERLTLAGMSLGIAKRSLRVMIDWANQRQSFGVPIREHGQIQRYIAETYAEFSAARALTYDVARKIDLAATGQRVAADAAKLFASQAAKRAADAAIQVLGGYGYMGENVVERLWRDAKLIEIGGGTLEAHHKNMTKDIARDPARFLR
- a CDS encoding PilZ domain-containing protein, which codes for MPLAYASIRVTRLPMQPGMQHHAETPEEKRRLILSLARPTAFIPLSRAILGRMGYSIVPLDEWQASPPLSKREPALCLVDDRMLGSLPEEAPFERLPILLLTGREPRATDDRRVIGAIPQPAGLHELYRLLQQVLEPMPRGALRVPTNLPARMRGADREWIGSVLSLSENGCLLRTPEPLPLGTSLEISFELPRAGRIETRAEASYQLIPDFGLVFQSTPAASRNAIRSFVEQHLAAA